In Arthrobacter sp. UKPF54-2, the following are encoded in one genomic region:
- a CDS encoding electron transfer flavoprotein subunit alpha/FixB family protein has protein sequence MAKVLVFIDTPGAALKKSSLELLTIARSLGEPAVAFNGELQDDVAADLAAYGAEELYVPAAADLNDYLVGPKAAFLAAAAQASGATVVLAENSAEGKEIAARLGIKLGAGVITDVVAVDPDGTAHKSVLAGSYTTTAKATTPVAVLTVKSNSVEPEPAAAATAPQPVTVELPADATAGAARVTARSDKAASGRPDLSEARIVVAGGRGVDGNFGPLEELADALGAAIGASRAATDAGWIGHDAQIGQTGKTVSPQLYISAGISGAIQQKAGMQTAKVIVAVNKDAESPVFEIADFGIVGDLFQVLPQATEEIKKRKAGQ, from the coding sequence ATGGCAAAAGTACTTGTATTCATTGACACCCCCGGGGCCGCGCTGAAGAAGTCCAGCCTGGAGCTCCTCACCATCGCCCGCTCTTTGGGCGAGCCGGCCGTGGCCTTCAACGGCGAACTGCAGGACGACGTCGCCGCTGACCTCGCCGCGTACGGCGCGGAGGAGCTCTACGTCCCCGCCGCGGCGGACCTCAACGACTACCTCGTCGGGCCGAAGGCCGCGTTCCTCGCCGCCGCCGCGCAGGCCTCCGGGGCTACCGTGGTGCTGGCCGAGAACTCGGCCGAGGGCAAGGAGATCGCGGCGCGGCTGGGCATCAAGCTCGGCGCCGGCGTGATCACCGACGTCGTCGCGGTGGACCCGGACGGCACGGCGCACAAGTCGGTGCTTGCCGGCTCGTACACCACCACGGCGAAGGCCACCACCCCCGTGGCCGTCTTGACCGTCAAGTCCAACAGCGTTGAGCCGGAGCCGGCCGCCGCGGCGACCGCCCCGCAGCCCGTCACCGTGGAACTGCCGGCCGATGCCACGGCCGGGGCCGCGCGCGTGACCGCCCGGAGCGACAAGGCCGCCAGCGGCCGCCCCGACCTGTCCGAGGCCCGGATCGTGGTGGCCGGCGGCCGCGGCGTGGACGGCAACTTCGGGCCCCTCGAGGAGCTGGCAGACGCCCTGGGCGCGGCCATCGGCGCCTCGCGCGCGGCCACGGACGCCGGCTGGATCGGCCACGACGCCCAGATCGGCCAGACCGGCAAGACCGTCTCGCCGCAGCTCTACATCTCCGCCGGCATTTCCGGAGCCATCCAGCAGAAGGCCGGCATGCAGACCGCCAAGGTGATTGTGGCCGTCAACAAGGACGCCGAGTCGCCGGTGTTCGAGATCGCCGACTTCGGCATCGTCGGCGACCTCTTCCAGGTGCTGCCCCAGGCCACCGAGGAAATCAAGAAGCGCAAGGCCGGCCAGTGA
- a CDS encoding PIG-L deacetylase family protein has translation MSSHAPAAQSPFDPEHHRIERVLCFTAHPDDVDFGAAGTIAAWTAAGVQVSYCIMTDGDAGGFDPAQRDEIVRLRTEEQQRAAALVGVTDIHYLHQRDGYLEASHEVMREVVRLIRQLRPDVVLAMHPERNWNRIQKSHPDHLAVGEAVTRAVYPALENPFAYPELAEAGLDAYKLPWLWLFAGPEERENHFVDVSAHVESKLAAIHIHVSQHPDVEAMERTVRALMLGTAERGGLAEGRSAEAFHVVAVNGPGTIAGF, from the coding sequence GTGAGCAGCCACGCCCCCGCGGCACAGAGCCCGTTCGATCCGGAGCACCACCGGATCGAGCGGGTGCTTTGTTTCACCGCCCACCCGGACGACGTCGATTTCGGCGCCGCGGGCACCATCGCCGCCTGGACCGCCGCCGGGGTCCAGGTCAGCTACTGCATCATGACCGACGGCGACGCCGGCGGCTTCGACCCGGCGCAGCGCGACGAAATCGTGCGGCTGCGGACCGAGGAGCAGCAGCGCGCCGCCGCCCTTGTGGGCGTCACCGACATCCACTACCTCCACCAGCGCGACGGCTACCTCGAGGCCTCCCACGAGGTCATGCGCGAGGTGGTGCGCCTGATCCGCCAACTCCGCCCCGACGTCGTGCTGGCCATGCATCCCGAGCGCAACTGGAACCGCATCCAGAAGAGCCACCCGGACCACCTGGCCGTGGGCGAGGCGGTGACGCGGGCGGTGTACCCGGCGCTGGAGAACCCATTCGCCTACCCGGAGCTGGCCGAGGCCGGGCTGGACGCCTACAAACTGCCCTGGCTCTGGCTGTTCGCCGGACCGGAGGAACGCGAAAACCACTTCGTCGATGTCAGCGCGCACGTCGAGTCCAAACTCGCCGCCATCCACATCCACGTCAGCCAGCACCCGGATGTCGAGGCCATGGAACGCACCGTCCGGGCCCTGATGCTGGGCACCGCGGAACGCGGCGGGCTGGCCGAGGGCCGCAGCGCCGAGGCGTTCCACGTGGTGGCCGTCAACGGTCCCGGCACCATCGCCGGTTTCTAG
- a CDS encoding gluconokinase, protein MAKTAQHPVLVIMGVSGSGKSTVAGLLAGRLGWELAEGDDLHPASNVAKMHAGQPLTDEDRWPWLDSIAAWIRAHTASGTPGVVTCSALKKRYRDVLRGEGVVFVFLEGSKDRISDRLASRHGHFMPPALLESQFEALEAPTGDENSITLSVGATPAEEAQEIIDRLHLEAAGAGTH, encoded by the coding sequence ATGGCGAAGACTGCGCAGCACCCCGTTCTGGTCATCATGGGCGTCTCCGGCTCGGGCAAATCCACCGTGGCCGGCCTGCTGGCCGGCCGGCTCGGCTGGGAACTCGCCGAAGGCGACGACCTGCACCCCGCCTCCAACGTGGCCAAAATGCACGCCGGCCAGCCGCTGACGGACGAAGACCGCTGGCCGTGGCTGGACAGCATCGCCGCCTGGATCCGGGCGCACACGGCGTCCGGGACCCCCGGCGTCGTGACCTGCTCAGCCCTGAAGAAGCGGTACCGGGACGTGCTGCGCGGAGAGGGTGTTGTCTTCGTGTTCCTCGAAGGCAGCAAGGACCGGATCTCGGACCGGCTCGCCTCCCGGCACGGCCACTTTATGCCGCCGGCCCTGCTGGAGTCCCAGTTCGAGGCCCTTGAGGCCCCCACCGGGGACGAAAACTCCATCACCCTCTCCGTCGGTGCAACCCCGGCCGAAGAGGCGCAGGAAATCATTGACCGGCTCCACCTCGAGGCCGCCGGCGCCGGCACGCACTGA
- a CDS encoding GntP family permease, translating into MNPLAALQLPAAVEAWTGHDTRLLVVAAVGIALIVVLIAKFKLHPFLALVLGSAFVGLASGVELAKIITNFEDGVGGVLKEVGLLIALGAMLGKLLADSGGANRVVDTLLAKASGNRMVWSITLVAVIIGLPMFFEIGLVLLLPVIVLVTQRSRMPLMRIAIPALAGLSVLHGLVPPHPGPLIAISAVKAELGTTLALGLLVAIPTVIICGPLFSRLAARWVPVGAPAVAGGIDTEHGADLEGVKRQPSFLVTLLTIIFPVVLMLLKAVVDIIWPDAKTAPWIRVFFDFVGQPLVAMTLAVLLAIGTFGYAVGFTGNKITTKIGASLGPIAAILLIVGAGGGFKQTLIGAGVGDAVKKWAEGANMSVLVLGFLVAVALRLATGSATVATVTAAGIVAPLASSLSPTHAALLALAIGAGSLFLSHVNDAGFWLVKELFGLSVGQTFKTWSVMETLISVVGFGFVMLLSLVI; encoded by the coding sequence TTGAATCCTCTTGCAGCACTGCAGCTTCCGGCTGCCGTCGAGGCCTGGACCGGCCACGACACCCGACTCCTGGTAGTCGCCGCCGTCGGCATCGCACTGATCGTGGTGCTGATCGCCAAGTTTAAGCTCCACCCCTTCCTCGCCCTGGTGCTCGGCTCGGCCTTCGTCGGCCTGGCCTCGGGGGTGGAGCTGGCGAAGATCATCACCAACTTCGAGGACGGGGTCGGCGGCGTCCTGAAGGAGGTCGGCCTGCTGATCGCCCTCGGCGCCATGCTGGGCAAGCTCCTGGCGGACTCCGGCGGCGCCAACCGGGTGGTGGACACCCTCCTGGCCAAGGCCAGCGGCAACCGCATGGTCTGGTCCATCACCCTCGTCGCCGTGATCATCGGCCTGCCGATGTTCTTCGAAATCGGCCTGGTGCTGCTGCTGCCGGTGATCGTCCTGGTCACCCAGCGCTCCAGGATGCCGCTGATGCGCATCGCCATCCCCGCCCTGGCCGGGCTGTCGGTGCTGCACGGCCTGGTGCCGCCGCACCCGGGGCCGCTGATCGCGATTAGCGCCGTCAAGGCCGAACTCGGCACCACGCTCGCGCTCGGGCTCTTGGTCGCCATCCCCACGGTCATCATCTGCGGACCGTTGTTTTCCCGGCTCGCCGCCCGCTGGGTTCCCGTGGGGGCGCCCGCCGTCGCGGGCGGCATCGACACCGAGCACGGGGCGGACCTGGAGGGCGTCAAACGCCAGCCGAGCTTCCTGGTGACACTCCTGACCATCATCTTCCCGGTGGTGCTGATGCTGCTCAAAGCCGTCGTGGACATCATCTGGCCGGACGCCAAGACGGCGCCGTGGATCCGGGTCTTCTTCGACTTCGTGGGCCAGCCGCTGGTGGCCATGACCCTGGCCGTGCTCCTGGCGATCGGCACCTTCGGCTACGCCGTGGGCTTCACCGGCAACAAGATCACCACCAAGATCGGCGCGAGCCTCGGCCCGATTGCCGCGATCCTGCTGATCGTCGGTGCGGGCGGCGGCTTCAAGCAGACCCTGATCGGCGCCGGCGTCGGCGACGCGGTCAAGAAGTGGGCCGAGGGCGCCAACATGTCCGTGCTGGTGCTCGGTTTCCTCGTGGCGGTCGCGCTGCGCCTGGCCACTGGTTCCGCCACCGTGGCCACGGTGACGGCGGCCGGCATCGTCGCCCCGCTGGCCAGCTCGCTCTCGCCGACCCACGCCGCCCTGCTGGCCCTCGCGATCGGCGCCGGCTCGCTGTTCCTCTCGCACGTCAACGACGCCGGCTTCTGGCTGGTGAAGGAACTGTTCGGCCTCAGCGTCGGCCAGACCTTCAAGACCTGGTCCGTGATGGAAACGCTGATCTCGGTGGTGGGCTTCGGCTTCGTGATGCTGCTCTCGCTGGTCATTTAG
- a CDS encoding anti-sigma factor domain-containing protein, giving the protein MNDMNPQDSARTPGSFSPDIAGDLSSGHAVDLAEVYALHALDDAERDAVDRYLADAPPAERAEFEQRLRQARETLARSFSAEEEPPAGLFDRIVAALPAQNAAPASGAQSAGAAPVIARPVRENPERPVTDELGAARQRREERRRPQGTRAWLVGVAAAAAIAVGGVGVGAYVANQNDPLNQVLQAGDVRQATVEVIGGGTASLTLSSSKDAAVVKMNGVPAPPSGKVYQMWLIPKDGSAPVSKGLMDAEALSKPAVVTGIGSAAALGITVEPAGGSKSPTLPTVASAPLGA; this is encoded by the coding sequence ATGAACGACATGAATCCACAGGACAGCGCCCGCACGCCCGGCAGCTTCTCCCCCGATATCGCCGGCGACCTCAGCTCCGGCCACGCTGTTGACCTCGCCGAGGTCTACGCGCTGCACGCCCTCGACGACGCCGAACGCGACGCCGTCGACCGCTACCTCGCCGACGCACCGCCGGCCGAGCGCGCCGAATTCGAACAGCGCCTCCGGCAGGCCCGCGAGACCCTGGCCCGGAGCTTCAGCGCCGAGGAGGAACCACCGGCCGGACTCTTCGACCGCATCGTCGCCGCCCTTCCGGCACAAAATGCCGCACCGGCCTCCGGCGCGCAGTCCGCCGGCGCTGCCCCGGTCATCGCCCGGCCGGTCCGGGAGAATCCCGAGCGTCCGGTCACGGACGAGCTCGGAGCCGCCCGCCAGCGCCGCGAGGAGCGTCGGCGGCCGCAGGGCACCCGCGCCTGGCTGGTCGGCGTCGCCGCGGCCGCAGCGATCGCCGTGGGCGGCGTCGGGGTGGGCGCGTATGTCGCGAACCAGAACGACCCGCTCAACCAGGTGCTCCAGGCCGGCGACGTGCGCCAAGCCACGGTCGAGGTGATCGGCGGCGGTACGGCCTCGCTGACCCTGTCCTCCTCGAAGGATGCCGCCGTGGTCAAGATGAACGGCGTTCCGGCCCCGCCGTCGGGCAAGGTCTACCAGATGTGGCTGATTCCCAAGGACGGCTCGGCCCCGGTCTCCAAGGGCCTGATGGACGCGGAAGCACTGTCCAAGCCTGCCGTCGTCACGGGCATCGGTTCCGCCGCCGCCCTGGGCATCACGGTGGAGCCTGCGGGCGGCTCGAAGTCACCCACCTTGCCGACCGTGGCCTCGGCCCCGCTGGGCGCCTAG
- the sigK gene encoding ECF RNA polymerase sigma factor SigK yields the protein MDTPNAPNPEAAAPPSAPADLNRRLAGLLGQIAGGDQAAFAEFYQLTSRRVFGMARRVLIDPELSEDTTQEVFLQVWQNAAKFNADAGSPLAWLMTISHRRAVDKVRSSQSSTDRESRYGASSQEIDHDSVSDEVGSRLEAEAVVRCLDTLTDTQQESVRLAYYGGLTYREVAEKLNAAVPTIKSRIRDGLIRLKTCLGVS from the coding sequence ATGGACACTCCGAATGCCCCGAACCCCGAGGCCGCCGCTCCCCCCAGCGCCCCAGCCGACCTGAACCGCCGGCTGGCAGGACTGCTGGGGCAGATCGCCGGCGGGGACCAGGCTGCTTTCGCCGAGTTCTACCAGCTCACCTCGCGCCGCGTTTTCGGCATGGCGCGGCGGGTCCTGATCGACCCGGAGCTGAGCGAGGACACCACCCAGGAGGTTTTCCTGCAGGTCTGGCAGAACGCGGCGAAGTTCAACGCCGACGCCGGCAGCCCGCTCGCTTGGCTGATGACGATTTCGCACCGCCGGGCCGTGGACAAGGTCCGTTCCTCCCAGTCCTCCACCGACCGGGAATCACGCTACGGCGCCAGCAGCCAGGAGATCGACCACGACTCCGTCTCCGACGAGGTCGGCAGCCGGCTTGAAGCCGAGGCCGTGGTCCGCTGCCTGGACACGCTGACCGACACACAGCAGGAATCCGTCCGGCTCGCCTACTACGGCGGGCTGACCTACCGGGAAGTCGCCGAGAAACTCAACGCGGCCGTTCCCACCATCAAGTCCCGCATCCGCGATGGACTAATCCGCCTGAAGACCTGTTTGGGGGTGAGTTGA
- a CDS encoding tRNA (cytidine(34)-2'-O)-methyltransferase, whose translation MFRILFHSPEIPGNTGNAIRLAAITGAELHLVEPLGFDFSDAKLRRAGLDYHDLAVVTVHRDIDAAWEALAPARVFAFTSDGETSYTDIGYLPGDVLMFGPESVGLSEELKNDPHVTSRVRLPMLPALRSLNLANAASIAVYEAWRQHGFAGAKL comes from the coding sequence GTGTTCCGCATCCTCTTCCACAGCCCCGAAATTCCCGGCAATACCGGCAACGCCATCCGGCTCGCCGCCATCACAGGGGCCGAGCTTCACCTCGTTGAGCCGCTGGGCTTTGATTTTTCCGATGCCAAACTCCGCCGCGCCGGCCTGGACTACCATGACCTCGCCGTCGTCACCGTGCACCGGGACATCGACGCCGCGTGGGAGGCACTCGCGCCGGCGCGGGTGTTTGCGTTCACGTCCGACGGCGAAACTTCCTACACGGACATCGGCTACCTCCCCGGCGACGTCCTGATGTTCGGCCCCGAATCCGTGGGGCTGTCCGAGGAACTGAAAAACGACCCGCATGTGACGTCCCGCGTGCGGCTGCCGATGCTGCCGGCCCTGCGCTCGCTGAACCTGGCCAACGCGGCCTCGATCGCCGTCTACGAGGCCTGGCGCCAGCACGGCTTCGCCGGAGCGAAGCTCTAG
- a CDS encoding J domain-containing protein, translating into MTQGSSSHYQVLRIPVTATDKDIKVAYRKAARTAHPDHGGDAATFRRVTLAYETLIDAKRRADYDRSYGSGTAFSSRTAPAEEGAHFDAPAAGSRASAHVRRPNTPRNTAADAPVYVPSFEEVAAGGEVPLIPEPVARQQVHGMPRKRGLFGAEARIQREMRTVQLITRQILPAIPAARLVNGLQSPADNSHIDHALLSGYRLAIIGSMLLPPGAYAWNGSTLNHGGRSIAPPQLAHVVRRMQDIFPELNVTGWTVVHSTDGNLHEPVIDRHGRSRGRGDSHETVQVVNAAGLARGLKQFLSSGPAPNTVNVPVLARLLRGMH; encoded by the coding sequence TTGACGCAGGGCAGCAGCTCGCACTACCAGGTCCTCCGGATTCCTGTCACGGCAACGGACAAGGACATCAAGGTGGCCTACCGGAAGGCTGCCCGCACGGCGCACCCCGACCACGGTGGCGATGCCGCCACGTTCCGCCGGGTCACCCTCGCCTACGAGACGCTCATCGATGCCAAGCGCCGCGCCGACTACGACCGCTCGTACGGCAGCGGCACCGCATTCTCGAGCCGGACGGCCCCGGCCGAGGAAGGGGCGCACTTCGACGCGCCCGCCGCCGGCAGCCGGGCTTCCGCGCATGTCCGCAGGCCCAACACACCGCGGAACACGGCCGCGGACGCCCCGGTGTACGTGCCCTCCTTCGAGGAGGTGGCCGCGGGCGGCGAGGTGCCGCTGATCCCGGAGCCGGTGGCCCGCCAGCAGGTCCACGGTATGCCCCGCAAGCGCGGGCTCTTCGGCGCGGAGGCCCGCATCCAGCGCGAGATGCGCACGGTGCAGCTGATCACCCGGCAGATCCTGCCCGCGATTCCAGCTGCCCGCCTGGTCAACGGCCTGCAGTCCCCCGCGGACAACAGCCACATCGACCATGCGCTGCTCTCCGGCTACCGGCTGGCCATCATCGGTTCCATGCTCCTGCCGCCGGGCGCCTATGCCTGGAACGGCAGCACCCTGAACCACGGCGGCCGCTCCATCGCCCCGCCGCAGCTGGCCCACGTGGTGCGCCGGATGCAGGACATCTTCCCGGAACTGAACGTCACCGGTTGGACGGTGGTGCACAGCACCGACGGCAACCTGCACGAACCCGTGATCGACCGGCACGGACGCTCCCGGGGCCGGGGCGACAGCCACGAAACCGTGCAGGTGGTCAACGCCGCCGGCCTGGCCCGCGGCCTCAAGCAGTTCCTCAGCTCCGGGCCGGCCCCGAACACGGTCAACGTTCCGGTGCTCGCCCGGCTGCTGCGCGGAATGCACTAG
- a CDS encoding diacylglycerol kinase family protein → MKIALAVNPRASFGRGRHAGQEAADCFRAAGVQVQLLCEDSYELLSRAVDKALADGVDALVVAGGDGMVHLGVNALAGSGAAYGSTPLGIIPSGTGNDMARALGLPRHNIPAAAARVLAALPAGGRVIDAGRVRSGDRTSWFAGVLSAGFDAAVNERANAWRWPRGRSRYNLAMLRELATFGAIEYTVTADGERWQQGAMLISVANGQSIGGGMNVVPDAVLDDGYLDLFIVRPLSRAGFLAVFPKVFSGRHVGHPAVEIRRVREVELEAAGVVAYADGERIGPLPLAIDVVPRALRVLA, encoded by the coding sequence ATGAAGATCGCCCTCGCCGTCAACCCGCGCGCCTCCTTCGGCCGCGGACGGCATGCCGGCCAGGAAGCGGCGGACTGCTTCCGCGCGGCCGGGGTGCAGGTGCAGTTGCTGTGCGAGGACAGCTACGAGCTGCTGTCCCGGGCGGTGGACAAGGCGCTGGCCGACGGGGTGGATGCGCTGGTGGTGGCCGGCGGTGACGGGATGGTGCACCTCGGCGTCAACGCGCTCGCCGGGTCGGGCGCGGCCTACGGCTCGACGCCGCTGGGCATCATTCCGAGCGGCACGGGCAATGACATGGCCCGTGCGCTCGGACTGCCGCGGCACAATATTCCCGCCGCCGCCGCCCGCGTCCTCGCGGCCCTGCCCGCGGGCGGGCGGGTAATCGACGCCGGCCGGGTGCGCTCCGGGGACCGGACGTCCTGGTTTGCCGGCGTCCTCTCGGCCGGCTTCGACGCGGCGGTCAACGAACGCGCCAATGCCTGGCGCTGGCCCCGGGGCCGGTCCCGGTACAACCTGGCCATGCTGCGCGAACTGGCCACCTTCGGCGCCATCGAGTACACCGTGACGGCCGACGGCGAGCGCTGGCAGCAGGGGGCCATGCTGATCTCGGTGGCCAACGGGCAGTCAATCGGCGGCGGCATGAACGTGGTGCCTGACGCCGTGCTCGACGACGGGTACCTTGACCTGTTCATCGTCCGGCCGCTGTCCCGCGCGGGTTTCCTCGCGGTCTTCCCCAAGGTGTTTTCGGGCCGGCACGTAGGCCACCCGGCGGTCGAAATCCGCCGCGTCCGGGAGGTCGAACTGGAAGCCGCCGGCGTCGTCGCCTACGCGGACGGCGAACGGATCGGGCCGCTGCCGCTGGCCATCGACGTCGTGCCCCGCGCCCTTCGGGTGCTGGCCTAG
- a CDS encoding DoxX family membrane protein, with protein MKSSTALAAPTPAVAAGAQRQAFLLLRTVFTVAPIVFGLDKFTNLLTDWTMYLAPVATSVVHLPAQTLMYIVGVVEVVAGLAVALRPRFGSALVAVWLLGIIINLLVLGSFFDVALRDFGLLVGALALNRLSPARAS; from the coding sequence ATGAAATCTTCAACAGCCCTGGCAGCACCCACCCCGGCGGTCGCGGCCGGCGCCCAGCGGCAGGCCTTCCTGCTCCTGCGCACGGTCTTCACCGTGGCGCCGATCGTGTTCGGCCTGGATAAGTTCACCAACCTGCTCACCGACTGGACGATGTACCTGGCCCCTGTGGCCACGTCGGTTGTCCACCTGCCGGCGCAGACCTTGATGTACATCGTCGGGGTCGTGGAAGTCGTGGCCGGCCTCGCGGTTGCGCTGCGGCCCCGCTTCGGCTCAGCGCTGGTCGCCGTCTGGCTGCTTGGCATCATCATCAACCTGCTGGTCCTGGGCAGCTTCTTCGACGTGGCGCTGCGCGATTTCGGCCTGCTGGTCGGCGCGCTCGCCCTGAACCGGCTCTCGCCGGCCCGGGCAAGCTAG
- a CDS encoding metalloregulator ArsR/SmtB family transcription factor encodes MNPFPRNRRLAAVASLGDENRRRLFRFVAGAHGAVSRDDAAGALGLARSTASFQLDRLVHDGLLAVEFRKVGGKEGPGSGRPAKLYRAAVQEISASVPERSYDLAAELLVTAIEESAASGGSARAALLRAARARGGQAAESSGGDFAAVLAGEGYLPADDGAGGLVLLNCPFHRVAQGHSGVVCAMNGAFLAGAAEGCGLAPDRVEALDIEEVRAQDAAAATQCCARIRPG; translated from the coding sequence ATGAACCCGTTTCCGCGGAACCGCAGGCTCGCCGCCGTCGCCTCGCTGGGCGATGAGAACCGACGGCGGCTCTTCCGCTTTGTCGCCGGCGCGCACGGCGCGGTCAGCCGCGACGATGCGGCCGGGGCGCTGGGGCTGGCGCGCAGCACGGCGTCGTTCCAGCTGGACCGCCTGGTCCATGACGGCCTGCTGGCGGTGGAATTCCGCAAGGTCGGCGGCAAGGAGGGCCCGGGCTCGGGCCGCCCGGCCAAGCTCTACCGGGCCGCCGTGCAGGAAATTTCCGCATCGGTCCCCGAGCGCAGCTACGACCTGGCCGCCGAACTGCTGGTGACGGCCATTGAAGAGTCTGCGGCCAGCGGGGGATCCGCCCGGGCGGCGCTGCTGCGGGCGGCCCGGGCGCGCGGCGGGCAAGCGGCGGAGTCCTCCGGCGGCGACTTTGCCGCCGTGCTCGCCGGCGAGGGGTACCTTCCCGCGGACGACGGCGCCGGCGGCTTGGTGTTGCTCAACTGCCCCTTCCACCGGGTGGCCCAGGGCCATTCCGGCGTGGTCTGCGCCATGAACGGCGCGTTCCTGGCCGGCGCCGCCGAGGGCTGCGGCCTGGCCCCGGACCGGGTGGAAGCGCTCGACATCGAGGAGGTCAGGGCACAGGATGCCGCCGCGGCAACCCAGTGCTGCGCCCGGATAAGGCCGGGCTGA